Sequence from the Tenrec ecaudatus isolate mTenEca1 chromosome 6, mTenEca1.hap1, whole genome shotgun sequence genome:
CTGCTCTCACGTCTTGGATAACTGACAGCCCAGAATTGTCGGCTCCTTCAGTTCCTTCTCCAGGAAAAGCCATGGTCAAGCACAAACTTGCCAAGGCCCTGCCCTCCCTAAGGCTGCCAGGCAGACTTCAGCCCCAAACTccatgaggggagggagagagtcaAGGAGGGACTCTTATTGCAGCAGGGCCCCCAGTCCTACCAAGTTTTAGAAAACATAGACTTTCCACAGCCGGTCTTGGTGCAAAGAAGGCAGCCTGGTGTCTGTCAGCCCCGCCAGCCGACTTCTTTCTGCTCGCCTTGTCTCCTACAACCTCCCAAAATCTTTATCTGCATCTTGGCCCACCTGGACAATGCCCCCCAATCTCACTGGCTACTACCGCTTCGTCTCACAGAAGAACATGGAGGACTACCTGCAAGCCCTAAGTAATGGCCGATTCTCGCCCCCGCTCCCCCGCCCCCagtctccttcctttcccctcccttcccgcctctCCGTCCTATTTGAGAAGGGGAAGGTGCTTGAGTTGGACATTGTGGAGAGGTTCAGGCTGCAGACGCCTGACCGGATGCCCACTCAGGGCGCAACCATGCATGCCGAAcgagaactgcccccacagggttctCACGACTCTAACCTTTCagctgctcggcaggagaaaggtgaggctttcttttcccagagagagggaaagagttacaatcttagaaacccacaggggcagttctaccctgtcctatagggtcgctatgtcagCCTCCACCCAATGGCAGTAAGGTTGGAGTTTGGGGGTGAACCTTTTGGAGCAGAGAGccatgcctttcttctgaggtgcctctgggtgggtgccCTCCAAGGCTAGGAGGGAGTATAGCTCCAGGTGGAGATCTGGGTAAGGAATGCTCATAGCCCTGAGGTACTGCTGTGGTGGGGAATCACATGTGGGCTGGCAGAGCCCTTGCTAAGGGGTCACCCCCACAGACATCAACATGGCTGTGCGGAAAATCGCGTTGCTGCTGAAGCCAGACAAGGAGATTGACCATCAAGGCAACCACATGACAGTGAAGACCCTCAGCACCTTCCACAACTACGTTCTGGAATTTGAGGTGGGAGTTGAGTTTGAAGAGAACCTCAAGATGGTGGATGGACGGAAATGCCAGGTACTTTCCCACAGACCGGGGCCATCAGGGGGAGGAGCAAGTGCCTCTTAGCAATTCGGggccaaaaaaaaattatttcacccAGCCAAGGTCAGGGAAAATGATGGCTGTGTAGGCTGTAGACTCCCCTAGCCACTAGTCTTGGAACTAACAGACACCTGGTGCTGCCCCACTCTCTCCTACTTCTCCTTGGCCCTCTTACCCCTAGGCAGGGAGCAAATATTTACTCTCCTCCAGCATGTGTCCCTGTCGGTCATTAGTCTCTTCCCTCTGCTTCTTAACAACCTCTCCCTCCTACATGTCTACCACTCTCTGTGGTGTTCCTTTTCGTTCTcctattctttctctctctctctctctctctctctctctctctctctctctctctctctctctctctctctctctgccactgagtcaatgctgactcataatgaccttatagaaTAGGGTAAAACTgacgctgtgagtttcctagactgtaactgtttacaggagtagaaagccccatctttctccctggtggtttcaaactgctgactttgcagatcgTAGCCCAACTCATCACCACTACACTGCTCCTAGCAATCTCTCAAAGGGGGGCTTCCCCGGTGTTTTAACCTTGATTTTCACAGTCATCTCTGTATGCCATCTGAGAGCTGAATTATCTGCACTCACACCTCCAGCTACCACCTATAAACTGCCCTTGACATGAGTCCTCCAGCCAGGGCTATCTATCCCCTGAGCTCCAAGGCCAGGCTCTCAACCACAGGCCCAACATTCTGTTTGTAAGCCCCAAGGCCAAGTCCCCATGTATTCTCTTTCTGCACAAGCCAGCACCTCCTCTTATAGTTACAGTCACCGTTAATGGCAATTGACAGCCATCAAACAGAGGCCTGGGAGTCGCGATCAATATCACGTATTCCCTTATGTCTGTGCCTccagcacatacacacacacacacacacaccatagctaACTGTTTGAGAAGTCCTTATCATTGTGCACTGTCCAACATAATAACTGGCATGAGCTACTGAAGACATGTGGCTATATTGAATACTTGAAATGTAACTCGTCCAAACGGAGATGTGCTGTAAATATAGAATACACATTGGATTTTGGATAAAAGTAAAGTAAAACCACCCCAAAAGTAAAAACACCCCATTAGAAATATCTATACTGATGTACAGACTGAACTTactactttaaaaatttttaaacaaactcattcccatcgagtcgattccgactcttagtgaccctgtaagacagggtagaactgcccctgtgggtttctaagactggcactctttatggaaatagaaaacctTGTGATCTTTTACTCAGCGAAGGAtgtttgcaaactgctgacctggaagttAGCAGTAACCATGACAACACCAGGATTCCCGGAAGTTGTAATTGTTTCTATTAAAAACACTTGATCAACTAAATTTCATTTCACttgtttcttttacttttctaATATAACCACTAGAATATGTGACGTTGTTTATGTGGCTGGCAACTGGGACTCACATTATATTTTCTACCAAAGACTGCTGTTCTAAGTGACTCTCATATGCGCCCAACCACCCTCACTTActtacttgctgccattgagtcaatgctgaccagaggtccgataggacagggtagaactgcctctgtgagtttacgagaccataactcttagcaggtgtagaaagcctcatctttctcccactgagcagctggtggttttgaactgctagccttgtaGTCAGCAGTCGTCCTACCACCCTCACTAGCATTACCTTCTTTGAGGCCCTCATTTCACACCTGGAGCCCAAATTGACTCCGCCGTTTTGACCCTTCTCTAACCCCTCTATATGTTGTAGCCACAAGGATCTCTCCGGAGTATAAGTGTAACCACATCAGTCCCTGGCAAGGTCTGTACTCAACAAGCCCTCCTTTCTCTTTGACACCCACACTCTAGGTTAGACGAGAGCCCTTCAGGATTCTGCCTTTGACTCCTACCGCTCTGCCATTTCCTTCCTTGCTAGAAACGTCCCACTGTCAATCTCACAAACACCCAACTTCCTTGAAAACTCagctcttccctccccactcccgtcCCAAAACCCTTGCTCCGTATAACAGATAAGAGTGTTCTGGTTACTCGCTTTTCAAGATGGTGAGCTCCTTACTGAGCTGGCACTCCCCTATGGCGAAGGAACCATGGAGGCAGGAGCGATTGGCAATCAATCGATAACCTaatggctggcagctgaagcccaCCCCGTGCTCCCATACAGCTTGCACCAGGGAAACCGATGGAGCTGCTCTACCTGGTGGCCCACGGAGTCTCCTCAAATCAGTTTCGACTCCAAGGCAGCGGTTCCATTGCTTTGCTTTTACCCTCCCCCATGTTGGCTGGAATGCCCGGGCCCCTCCAGCTCTGACTCAGGGGTTTGGACACTGGAGCTGCAGTTGAAAATGAGAaaaggagggaagaaaatgagaaaagcaAATCCTACTTGTGTGTGATAATAGCAACATTATTTTATAATTCCCACACTCTGTTGAGTCACTTCTCTAAAATAGGAACcgacatggatctctttcagtcaggtgGCCAGGTCGCTGTTTCCCAAATGTCTTGGTGCAGATGCGTGAGTGCTTCCAATATGTCAGCAGAGGTTCTCCCTTCCCTGAACTGGAGTCTCCAGAGGAGGAAGTTTCCATTTTCacgctccccacccccctcatcaTGTGGAGCCTCACCCGCTGGCCCTCTGGGCTGTAGAAGTGGGGTCCAGGCACCATGCTGGCTCAGAGCAGCATACTGCCTCCAGAATGAAGGAGCAAGACTGGGTCTGCAGCGCAGTGAAAGGGGACTGCAGGGAGGTCAGAATGGGGGCGGGGAGTCAGAATGCATATCAGGACCTGCCCCCCaacctttctttcttcctgcctCCCCGCACAGACCATAGTGACCTGGGAGGAGGACCAGCTAGTGTGTGTGCAGAAAGGGGAGGTCCCCAACCGAGGCTGGAGACATTGGCTAGAGGGGGAGAAGCTGTATCTGGTGAGTTGGGTGACATGGGGGGCACAAGAGGGAATGTTTGGGAGAGGGGCCCCCAGCCAGGATGCAGCACCCCTCCAAACCAAATAagcctactcccccctccccaagaGGAGAACAAAAGGACTGAgaagggtggggagaagaggaggaacTGGAGTGGCCACAAATCATGACTGCGAGACGCTGAAGTTTAGCCGGCCCAGCCCCTGACCAGCTTGCTTCCTTCCTCCGGGCTGGAAGGTTGAGGGTTTGGAACAATGGAACCATTCCCATATATCACAGGCCCTGAAGGACTGACTCACTGGGGAGGTCAGGGCCCTTGAGGAAGGAGCTCAGATTGGTAAGGAATCTCATTCTCTGGCCTCATTGTCTCTGGCTCTctcttctccccaggagctgacaGCCAGGGAGGCGGTGTGTGAGCAGGTCTTCAGGAAGAGCCGATAACTCAGAGAGCAGAGGGCCTGTGCCAGAAGGTGCCGCTTGGTCCACAGACCCATCTTGCTTGTGCTTCGTCAAACCTAGATCGCCTCAGCTCCTCCAGTGTCTTCCTCAGGCCACTTCCCTCGTAGCCTGCTCCTCATGTTAATCTGTAACTTTCAGCCCCTGGACCAAAGTCCTCCTGGCTCACACTGCGCCACCCTGCAATAGCCACCACCCAGCCAGTTCCAGGctcggcctcctggggagagaggtAGGCAAACAGGATCGGGTCTGAAGAATGACCTTCTCCACTCTCCCACGCAACCCCTGCTTTCCTCCTAAGAGAGGGCTCAGCTTTGGACATTTCAGGACAACTTGGATTTTGGGAAATGGCGACTTGGATTCAAGAATTTAAATGGGAGCTCCCCGTcactccagcccccccccccgcccccactcctgGTCCTTCGCTTCAAGAAAGTCCCGAGTGTCCCATAGCTCCAACACCATGGCCCAGGCTTATTCCGGCCATTTATCACCAAAAGGAGCCTCAGATCTAAGACCGTGGGCAGTAGGGGCTGCCGTGTCCCCTGCAGGAAGGGGGAGGGCAGCTCGGGACAGGGGGACCCAAAACGgagcccactgccacagagtccataCGACTCCTAACAAacctgcagggcagagtggagTTGCGCTGCGGGGCTTCCCAGACCGCACATCTTGGCGGAGTggacagcctcctccttctccctcggaAGAGGTGGTGGGTTTCAGCCCACCACTGCCGACCAGCACTGAACCCTCTGCGGTGGACATcctcaccacccacccccacagggCTCCGCCCATTCCACATGTACAAACATCTGTACACATCCCAACTATCTTAGACTTCCATCCGACGTGCTCAGAAAGAAACACGGGACAGGTAGAACCTGGAAACTGCGCTGGGGTCTCACGTCTGCTTGGGAAAGGCGAGCCGGCGACAAGgccagagaagcaggaggagaaagCAGGCCCAAGGCATAGAAAGATGAGCGAcgtggggtgggtggaaggccacg
This genomic interval carries:
- the RBP5 gene encoding retinol-binding protein 5, with the protein product MPPNLTGYYRFVSQKNMEDYLQALNINMAVRKIALLLKPDKEIDHQGNHMTVKTLSTFHNYVLEFEVGVEFEENLKMVDGRKCQTIVTWEEDQLVCVQKGEVPNRGWRHWLEGEKLYLELTAREAVCEQVFRKSR